In one window of Helianthus annuus cultivar XRQ/B chromosome 17, HanXRQr2.0-SUNRISE, whole genome shotgun sequence DNA:
- the LOC110925489 gene encoding transcription factor MYB41: protein MGRSPCCDKTGLKKGPWTQEEDIKLTQYIRIHGPGNWKTLPKNAGLQRCGKSCRLRWTNYLRPDIKRGRFSFEEEETIIQLHSVLGNKWSAIAARLPGRTDNEIKNYWNTQIRKKLLQKGIDPVTHAPRLDLSDLSTILSSPQFNLANLLSLRTLVNPDVLRLVSLLASSSSNQEHQEMLLTNHINTMNQSPIQQTQDCYSMHLSPRSSQLLGKVNLIHENDGLYFSNHLVNFSDQTSQENMVPPFSIDNSVTLPSPQYPSQVSENWSFLRSDIENKIPSSQKFNFDSILSIPMSSPSHVNSS, encoded by the exons ATGGGTAGATCACCATGTTGCGATAAGACCGGACTCAAGAAAGGGCCATGGACGCAAGAAGAAGATATCAAACTCACACAATACATCCGAATACACGGGCCTGGCAATTGGAAAACCCTTCCCAAGAACGCTG GGCTTCAACGTTGTGGAAAAAGTTGTCGCCTAAGATGGACCAACTACCTAAGGCCAGATATCAAGAGAGGAAGATTCTCATTTGAAGAAGAAGAGACTATTATCCAACTACATAGTGTTCTTGGGAACAA GTGGTCTGCGATTGCTGCCCGCTTGCCTGGAAGAACCGATAACGAAATCAAGAACTACTGGAACACTCAAATCCGAAAAAAGTTACTCCAGAAAGGAATTGATCCAGTGACTCATGCTCCACGTCTAGACCTCTCGGACCTTTCAACTATACTCAGCTCACCTCAGTTTAATCTCGCAAACCTTCTTAGCCTCCGAACACTAGTAAACCCTGATGTTTTAAGGCTTGTTAGTCTTTTAGCCTCGTCATCATCTAATCAAGAACACCAAGAGATGTTACTGACTAACCACATAAACACCATGAACCAAAGCCCTATTCAACAAACCCAAGATTGCTATTCAATGCATTTAAGCCCTCGTAGCAGTCAACTTTTGGGTAAAGTAAACCTCATTCATGAAAATGATGGGCTATACTTCTCCAATCACTTGGTAAACTTTAGTGACCAAACTAGTCAAGAAAATATGGTACCTCCATTCTCAATTGATAATTCTGTAACACTCCCAAGTCCGCAATATCCGTCACAAGTATCAGAAAACTGGAGCTTTTTGCGGTCAGACATAGAAAATAAGATCCCTAGTAGCCAGAAATTCAACTTTGATTCTATTTTATCTATACCAATGTCAAGCCCTTCACATGTGAATTCATCATAG